The DNA region TCCGAAGTTTCTTTACTCGGAGCTTCCTGACTTTGTTCATCTGCTGATTGCTCTTCGGCCGTGCCCTGGGCACTCTGCTGAGTATCCCCGCCACTTTCCTGAGCTGAGGACTCTTCAGCCTTCTGCTGAGATTGTGATTTTTTCTTACCTCCTCTTCTTCTTCGTCGTCTTCGCGAGGTAGTTTGTTTTTCTTCAGTAGAAGTATAGTTTTCATTATAATCTACCAGCTCCAGGAAGCACATCTCGGCATTATCCCCATTTCGGTTGCCCGTTTTCAGTATCCGCGTATATCCTCCGGGACGTTCTCCAACCTTTTCCACTACATCCCTAAAAAGTTCAGATACTGCCACTTTATCATGCAGATAACTGAAAACCATTCGTCTTGAATGGGTGTTATCCTGTTTGGCCTTTGTTATAAGTGGCTCAACATATTTTTTGAGGGCTTTGGCTTTTGCCGTAGTGGTGTTGATTCTCTTATGTAAAATTAAAGAGGATGCCATATTGGCAAGCATCGCCTTTCTATGTGAACTCGTCCGGCTTAAATGATTAATCTTTTTTCCGTGTCTCATTCTTTTACTCTTTGTCTAATTTATACCTAGAAACATCCATGCCAAAATTGAGATTCATCTTATCCAGCAATTCCTCCAGCTCAGCAAGAGATTTTTTGCCAAAATTTCTGAATTTCAGCAGATCATTCTTATTGTACTGAACAAGATCGCCCAAAGTTTCAACTTCAGCAGCTTTAAGACAATTCAAAGCGCGTACCGAAAGATCGAGATCGGTTAATTTGGTTTTGAGCAATTGTCGCATATGAAGCGCTTCTTCATCGAACTCCTCGGTTTCATATTCTCCTTCCGTTTCCAATGTGATCTTTTCATCGGAGAATAGCATCAGATGATAGATCAAAATTTTAGCTGCCTCTTTCAGGGCATCTTTCGGATGAATGGATCCGTCTGTGGTTATATCGAAAAGAAGTTTTTCGTAATCTGTTTTCTGTTCCACCCGATAATTTTCGATGGAATATTTAACATTTTTGATCGGGGTGAATATGGAATCTATGGCGATCGTTCCCATTGGATCATCCTCGGATTTATTCTCCTCGGCCTGAACGTATCCCCTTCCCTGATTCACGTGAACCTCCATCTGAAGCTTCACATCCGGTTCCATTGTGCATATTAAAAGATCGGGATTAAGCACCTTAAAATTAGTAAGAAAATTATTCAGTTCACCTGCACGAAACTCATTCTTGCCTTCCAGGGTAACATTAATCTTCTCATTGCTTACATCACTGGTGGTTTGCTTAAAGCGTACCTGCTTCAGGTTCAATATAATCTCACTAACATCCTCAATCACACCGGTGATGGTTGAAAACTCGTGTTCAACCCCTTCTATTTTAATTTTTGTTATCGCGTATCCTTCTAAAGACGATAGCAAAACCCTTCTTAAAGCGTTGCCCACAGTTATTCCGTATCCGGGCTCCAGGGGACGAAACTCGAATGAACCCTGAGTTTCATCCGATTCGAGCATAACTACCTTATCGGGCTTTTGAAATTCTAATAAAGCCATAAATAAATGATTAATATTATTTTGAATACAATTCTACAATAAGC from Bacteroidales bacterium includes:
- a CDS encoding DNA-directed RNA polymerase subunit alpha — translated: MALLEFQKPDKVVMLESDETQGSFEFRPLEPGYGITVGNALRRVLLSSLEGYAITKIKIEGVEHEFSTITGVIEDVSEIILNLKQVRFKQTTSDVSNEKINVTLEGKNEFRAGELNNFLTNFKVLNPDLLICTMEPDVKLQMEVHVNQGRGYVQAEENKSEDDPMGTIAIDSIFTPIKNVKYSIENYRVEQKTDYEKLLFDITTDGSIHPKDALKEAAKILIYHLMLFSDEKITLETEGEYETEEFDEEALHMRQLLKTKLTDLDLSVRALNCLKAAEVETLGDLVQYNKNDLLKFRNFGKKSLAELEELLDKMNLNFGMDVSRYKLDKE
- the rplQ gene encoding 50S ribosomal protein L17, which codes for MRHGKKINHLSRTSSHRKAMLANMASSLILHKRINTTTAKAKALKKYVEPLITKAKQDNTHSRRMVFSYLHDKVAVSELFRDVVEKVGERPGGYTRILKTGNRNGDNAEMCFLELVDYNENYTSTEEKQTTSRRRRRRRGGKKKSQSQQKAEESSAQESGGDTQQSAQGTAEEQSADEQSQEAPSKETSEEQQSKDESASAQQQEPGEEENRNDEDNKQDSDSGEDKKEE